Proteins from a genomic interval of Hippocampus zosterae strain Florida chromosome 14, ASM2543408v3, whole genome shotgun sequence:
- the loxl3b gene encoding lysyl oxidase homolog 3B isoform X8 — MESTLSLVCAGMMMFGRRHLCLLFFLAVCWPRCLAQTPTPPATLRPSPSPSPLQDQTERLKIRLAGFPRKHNEGRVELFYKGEWGTICDDDFSISNANVLCRQLGFVEATGWTHSAKYGKGQGKIWLDNVQCGGGERSVAACKSRGWGNSDCTHDEDAGVVCKDERIPGFVDTNVIEAHVEENKLEEVRLRAVVAAAKKRLPVTEGVLEVKYKDGWAQVCDAGWTAKNTRVVCGMLGFPQEKKFNKNFYRLFLERQKNVYRVHSVACAGTEVHLAACPMEFNGPNGTASCRGGSPVVVSCMPGPLFAQQQNGGLKKRAKTSSTVRLKGGARLGEGRVEVLKSGEWGSVCDDRWNLQSASVVCRELGFGSAKEAMTGARMGQGVGPIYMNEVKCSGYERSIWNCPFKNITSEDCRHTEDAAVRCNVPYMGLENSIRLGGGRTRYEGRVEVLGVDANGTRGWGLICGETWTTKEAIVACRQLGLGYANQANQETWYWDSSNVTEMILSGVKCTGNEMSLTQCQRHKTLSCQKAAAKFAAGVICSETASDLVLNATLVQQSVYIEDRPLHMLYCAAEEDCLSKTAAKANWPYGHRRLLRFSSQIHNIGRADFKPKAGRHSWVWHACHGHYHSMDIFTHYDLLNANGTKVAEGHKASFCLEDSDCEEGVSKRYECANFGDQGITVGCWDMYRHDIDCQWIDITDVKPGNYIMQVVINPNLEVAESDFTNNAMKCNCKYDGHRIWFHNCHVGDAFSEEAERRFDKYPGQLNNQIS; from the exons ATGGAGTCGACTTTGTCTCTTGTGTGCGCAGGCATGATGATGTTTGGCAGGCGGCACTTgtgcctcctcttcttcctggcCGTGTGCTGGCCCCGCTGCCTCGCCCAGACGCCGACGCCGCCCGCCACCCTTCGCCCGTCTCCGTCCCCGTCGCCCTTGCAGGACCAGACGGAGAGGCTAAAGATCCGACTGGCGGGATTCCCGCGCAAGCACAACGAGGGCCGCGTGGAGCTCTTCTACAAGGGCGAGTGGGGCACCATCTGCGACGACGACTTCTCCATCTCCAACGCCAACGTGCTGTGTCGACAGCTGGGATTCGTCGAGGCCACCGGATGGACGCACAGTGCCAAATACGGGAAGGGGCAAG GCAAAATCTGGCTGGACAACGTGcagtgcggcggcggcgagcggaGCGTCGCCGCGTGCAAATCTCGCGGCTGGGGCAACAGCGACTGCACTCACGACGAGGACGCCGGCGTGGTGTGCAAAGACGAGAGGATTCCAGGATTCGTTGACACCAACGTCATCGAG GCTCACGTGGAGGAGAACAAGTTGGAGGAGGTGCGTCTGCGCgcggtggtggcggcggccaAGAAGCGTCTGCCCGTCACGGAGGGCGTCCTGGAGGTCAAGTACAAGGACGGCTGGGCGCAGGTGTGCGACGCCGGCTGGACGGCCAAGAACACGCGCGTGGTCTGCGGCATGCTGGGATTCCCTCAAGAGAAAAAGTTCAACAAGAACTTCTACAG gttgtttttggagcgtcaGAAGAACGTGTACCGCGTGCACTCGGTGGCGTGCGCGGGCACGGAGGTGCACCTGGCCGCCTGCCCCATGGAGTTCAACGGGCCCAACGGCACCGCCTCGTGCCGCGGCGGCTCCCCCGTCGTCGTCAGCTGCATGCCGGGGCCGCTCTTCGCGCAGCAGCAGAACGGCGGACTCAAGAAGAGAGCCAAAACTTCg AGCACAGTGAGGCTGAAGGGCGGGGCCCGCCTCGGCGAGGGCCGCGTGGAGGTGCTGAAGAGCGGCGAGTGGGGCAGCGTATGCGACGACCGCTGGAACCTGCAGTCGGCCAGCGTGGTGTGCAGGGAGCTCGGCTTCGGCAGCGCCAAGGAGGCCATGACGGGGGCGCGCATGGGCCAAG gAGTGGGACCCATCTACATGAATGAGGTGAAGTGCTCGGGTTACGAGCGTTCCATCTGGAACTGCCCGTTCAAGAACATCACGTCGGAGGACTGCCGGCACACGGAGGACGCCGCCGTGCGCTGCAACGTTCCCTACATGGGCCTGGAAAATTCG ATCCGCCTCGGAGGGGGGCGCACCCGCTACGAGGGCCGCGTGGAGGTCCTGGGCGTGGACGCCAACGGCACGCGAGGCTGGGGTCTGATCTGTGGCGAGACCTGGACCACCAAGGAGGCCATAGTGGCTTGCAGGCAGCTAGGCCTGGGCTACGCTAACCAGGCTAACCAA GAAACGTGGTACTGGGACAGCAGCAACGTGACCGAGATGATTTTGAGCGGCGTCAAGTGCACCGGAAACGAGATGTCGCTGACGCAGTGCCAGCGACACAAGACGCTCAGTTGCCAGAAAGCCGCCGCCAAGTTCGCCGCCGGCGTCATCTGCTCAGAAA CGGCGTCCGACCTGGTCCTGAACGCCACGCTGGTGCAACAGTCGGTCTACATCGAGGACCGGCCCCTGCACATGCTCTACTGCGCGGCGGAGGAGGACTGCCTGTCCAAGACGGCCGCCAAGGCCAACTGGCCCTACGGTCACCGCCGCCTCTTGCGCTTCTCCTCCCAGATCCACAACATCGGCCGCGCCGACTTCAAGCCCAAAGCTGGACGCCACTCGTGGGTGTGGCACGCCTGTCacgg ACATTACCACAGTATGGACATTTTCACCCACTACGATCTCCTGAACGCCAACGGAACCAAAGTGGCCGAGGGGCACAAAGCCAGTTTCTGTCTGGAAGACTCCGACTGCGAGGAAG GCGTTTCCAAGCGGTATGAGTGCGCCAACTTTGGCGACCAGGGCATCACGGTGGGCTGCTGGGACATGTACCGCCACGACATTGACTGCCAGTGGATCGACATCACCGACGTCAAACCCGGAAATTACATCATGCAG GTGGTGATCAACCCTAACTTGGAAGTGGCCGAGAGCGACTTCACCAACAATGCCATGAAGTGCAACTGCAAGTATGACGGCCATCGGATCTGGTTCCACAATTGCCACGTTG GCGATGCCTTCAGTGAGGAGGCGGAGAGAAGATTCGACAAGTACCCAGGACAGTTGAACAACCAGATTTCTTAA
- the loxl3b gene encoding lysyl oxidase homolog 3B isoform X1, whose protein sequence is MESTLSLVCAGMMMFGRRHLCLLFFLAVCWPRCLAQTPTPPATLRPSPSPSPLQDQTERLKIRLAGFPRKHNEGRVELFYKGEWGTICDDDFSISNANVLCRQLGFVEATGWTHSAKYGKGQGKIWLDNVQCGGGERSVAACKSRGWGNSDCTHDEDAGVVCKDERIPGFVDTNVIEAHVEENKLEEVRLRAVVAAAKKRLPVTEGVLEVKYKDGWAQVCDAGWTAKNTRVVCGMLGFPQEKKFNKNFYRRLRKRAAERLSRSKVKASAGARQTAKANANAKSKQSSANSRLFLERQKNVYRVHSVACAGTEVHLAACPMEFNGPNGTASCRGGSPVVVSCMPGPLFAQQQNGGLKKRAKTSSTVRLKGGARLGEGRVEVLKSGEWGSVCDDRWNLQSASVVCRELGFGSAKEAMTGARMGQGVGPIYMNEVKCSGYERSIWNCPFKNITSEDCRHTEDAAVRCNVPYMGLENSIRLGGGRTRYEGRVEVLGVDANGTRGWGLICGETWTTKEAIVACRQLGLGYANQANQIRLVGGRSTYEGRVEVRVGSRWGTVCSAGWTTREAMVACRQLGLGYSMHAITETWYWDSSNVTEMILSGVKCTGNEMSLTQCQRHKTLSCQKAAAKFAAGVICSETASDLVLNATLVQQSVYIEDRPLHMLYCAAEEDCLSKTAAKANWPYGHRRLLRFSSQIHNIGRADFKPKAGRHSWVWHACHGHYHSMDIFTHYDLLNANGTKVAEGHKASFCLEDSDCEEGVSKRYECANFGDQGITVGCWDMYRHDIDCQWIDITDVKPGNYIMQVVINPNLEVAESDFTNNAMKCNCKYDGHRIWFHNCHVGDAFSEEAERRFDKYPGQLNNQIS, encoded by the exons ATGGAGTCGACTTTGTCTCTTGTGTGCGCAGGCATGATGATGTTTGGCAGGCGGCACTTgtgcctcctcttcttcctggcCGTGTGCTGGCCCCGCTGCCTCGCCCAGACGCCGACGCCGCCCGCCACCCTTCGCCCGTCTCCGTCCCCGTCGCCCTTGCAGGACCAGACGGAGAGGCTAAAGATCCGACTGGCGGGATTCCCGCGCAAGCACAACGAGGGCCGCGTGGAGCTCTTCTACAAGGGCGAGTGGGGCACCATCTGCGACGACGACTTCTCCATCTCCAACGCCAACGTGCTGTGTCGACAGCTGGGATTCGTCGAGGCCACCGGATGGACGCACAGTGCCAAATACGGGAAGGGGCAAG GCAAAATCTGGCTGGACAACGTGcagtgcggcggcggcgagcggaGCGTCGCCGCGTGCAAATCTCGCGGCTGGGGCAACAGCGACTGCACTCACGACGAGGACGCCGGCGTGGTGTGCAAAGACGAGAGGATTCCAGGATTCGTTGACACCAACGTCATCGAG GCTCACGTGGAGGAGAACAAGTTGGAGGAGGTGCGTCTGCGCgcggtggtggcggcggccaAGAAGCGTCTGCCCGTCACGGAGGGCGTCCTGGAGGTCAAGTACAAGGACGGCTGGGCGCAGGTGTGCGACGCCGGCTGGACGGCCAAGAACACGCGCGTGGTCTGCGGCATGCTGGGATTCCCTCAAGAGAAAAAGTTCAACAAGAACTTCTACAG ACGTTTGAGAAAGCGCGCCGCCGAGAGGCTCTCCAGGTCAAAGGTTAAAGCCTCGGCAGGGGCCAG GCAGACAGCTAAAGCTAACGCTAACGCTAAGTCTAAACAGAGCAGCGCCAACTCAAG gttgtttttggagcgtcaGAAGAACGTGTACCGCGTGCACTCGGTGGCGTGCGCGGGCACGGAGGTGCACCTGGCCGCCTGCCCCATGGAGTTCAACGGGCCCAACGGCACCGCCTCGTGCCGCGGCGGCTCCCCCGTCGTCGTCAGCTGCATGCCGGGGCCGCTCTTCGCGCAGCAGCAGAACGGCGGACTCAAGAAGAGAGCCAAAACTTCg AGCACAGTGAGGCTGAAGGGCGGGGCCCGCCTCGGCGAGGGCCGCGTGGAGGTGCTGAAGAGCGGCGAGTGGGGCAGCGTATGCGACGACCGCTGGAACCTGCAGTCGGCCAGCGTGGTGTGCAGGGAGCTCGGCTTCGGCAGCGCCAAGGAGGCCATGACGGGGGCGCGCATGGGCCAAG gAGTGGGACCCATCTACATGAATGAGGTGAAGTGCTCGGGTTACGAGCGTTCCATCTGGAACTGCCCGTTCAAGAACATCACGTCGGAGGACTGCCGGCACACGGAGGACGCCGCCGTGCGCTGCAACGTTCCCTACATGGGCCTGGAAAATTCG ATCCGCCTCGGAGGGGGGCGCACCCGCTACGAGGGCCGCGTGGAGGTCCTGGGCGTGGACGCCAACGGCACGCGAGGCTGGGGTCTGATCTGTGGCGAGACCTGGACCACCAAGGAGGCCATAGTGGCTTGCAGGCAGCTAGGCCTGGGCTACGCTAACCAGGCTAACCAA ATCCGGCTAGTGGGCGGCCGCAGCACGTACGAGGGCCGGGTGGAGGTTCGGGTGGGCTCCAGGTGGGGTACGGTGTGCAGCGCAGGCTGGACCACCAGGGAGGCCATGGTGGCGTGCAGGCAGCTCGGCCTTGGCTACTCCATGCACGCCATCACC GAAACGTGGTACTGGGACAGCAGCAACGTGACCGAGATGATTTTGAGCGGCGTCAAGTGCACCGGAAACGAGATGTCGCTGACGCAGTGCCAGCGACACAAGACGCTCAGTTGCCAGAAAGCCGCCGCCAAGTTCGCCGCCGGCGTCATCTGCTCAGAAA CGGCGTCCGACCTGGTCCTGAACGCCACGCTGGTGCAACAGTCGGTCTACATCGAGGACCGGCCCCTGCACATGCTCTACTGCGCGGCGGAGGAGGACTGCCTGTCCAAGACGGCCGCCAAGGCCAACTGGCCCTACGGTCACCGCCGCCTCTTGCGCTTCTCCTCCCAGATCCACAACATCGGCCGCGCCGACTTCAAGCCCAAAGCTGGACGCCACTCGTGGGTGTGGCACGCCTGTCacgg ACATTACCACAGTATGGACATTTTCACCCACTACGATCTCCTGAACGCCAACGGAACCAAAGTGGCCGAGGGGCACAAAGCCAGTTTCTGTCTGGAAGACTCCGACTGCGAGGAAG GCGTTTCCAAGCGGTATGAGTGCGCCAACTTTGGCGACCAGGGCATCACGGTGGGCTGCTGGGACATGTACCGCCACGACATTGACTGCCAGTGGATCGACATCACCGACGTCAAACCCGGAAATTACATCATGCAG GTGGTGATCAACCCTAACTTGGAAGTGGCCGAGAGCGACTTCACCAACAATGCCATGAAGTGCAACTGCAAGTATGACGGCCATCGGATCTGGTTCCACAATTGCCACGTTG GCGATGCCTTCAGTGAGGAGGCGGAGAGAAGATTCGACAAGTACCCAGGACAGTTGAACAACCAGATTTCTTAA
- the loxl3b gene encoding lysyl oxidase homolog 3B isoform X5 yields MESTLSLVCAGMMMFGRRHLCLLFFLAVCWPRCLAQTPTPPATLRPSPSPSPLQDQTERLKIRLAGFPRKHNEGRVELFYKGEWGTICDDDFSISNANVLCRQLGFVEATGWTHSAKYGKGQGKIWLDNVQCGGGERSVAACKSRGWGNSDCTHDEDAGVVCKDERIPGFVDTNVIEAHVEENKLEEVRLRAVVAAAKKRLPVTEGVLEVKYKDGWAQVCDAGWTAKNTRVVCGMLGFPQEKKFNKNFYRRLRKRAAERLSRSKVKASAGARQTAKANANAKSKQSSANSRLFLERQKNVYRVHSVACAGTEVHLAACPMEFNGPNGTASCRGGSPVVVSCMPGPLFAQQQNGGLKKRAKTSSTVRLKGGARLGEGRVEVLKSGEWGSVCDDRWNLQSASVVCRELGFGSAKEAMTGARMGQGVGPIYMNEVKCSGYERSIWNCPFKNITSEDCRHTEDAAVRCNVPYMGLENSIRLVGGRSTYEGRVEVRVGSRWGTVCSAGWTTREAMVACRQLGLGYSMHAITETWYWDSSNVTEMILSGVKCTGNEMSLTQCQRHKTLSCQKAAAKFAAGVICSETASDLVLNATLVQQSVYIEDRPLHMLYCAAEEDCLSKTAAKANWPYGHRRLLRFSSQIHNIGRADFKPKAGRHSWVWHACHGHYHSMDIFTHYDLLNANGTKVAEGHKASFCLEDSDCEEGVSKRYECANFGDQGITVGCWDMYRHDIDCQWIDITDVKPGNYIMQVVINPNLEVAESDFTNNAMKCNCKYDGHRIWFHNCHVGDAFSEEAERRFDKYPGQLNNQIS; encoded by the exons ATGGAGTCGACTTTGTCTCTTGTGTGCGCAGGCATGATGATGTTTGGCAGGCGGCACTTgtgcctcctcttcttcctggcCGTGTGCTGGCCCCGCTGCCTCGCCCAGACGCCGACGCCGCCCGCCACCCTTCGCCCGTCTCCGTCCCCGTCGCCCTTGCAGGACCAGACGGAGAGGCTAAAGATCCGACTGGCGGGATTCCCGCGCAAGCACAACGAGGGCCGCGTGGAGCTCTTCTACAAGGGCGAGTGGGGCACCATCTGCGACGACGACTTCTCCATCTCCAACGCCAACGTGCTGTGTCGACAGCTGGGATTCGTCGAGGCCACCGGATGGACGCACAGTGCCAAATACGGGAAGGGGCAAG GCAAAATCTGGCTGGACAACGTGcagtgcggcggcggcgagcggaGCGTCGCCGCGTGCAAATCTCGCGGCTGGGGCAACAGCGACTGCACTCACGACGAGGACGCCGGCGTGGTGTGCAAAGACGAGAGGATTCCAGGATTCGTTGACACCAACGTCATCGAG GCTCACGTGGAGGAGAACAAGTTGGAGGAGGTGCGTCTGCGCgcggtggtggcggcggccaAGAAGCGTCTGCCCGTCACGGAGGGCGTCCTGGAGGTCAAGTACAAGGACGGCTGGGCGCAGGTGTGCGACGCCGGCTGGACGGCCAAGAACACGCGCGTGGTCTGCGGCATGCTGGGATTCCCTCAAGAGAAAAAGTTCAACAAGAACTTCTACAG ACGTTTGAGAAAGCGCGCCGCCGAGAGGCTCTCCAGGTCAAAGGTTAAAGCCTCGGCAGGGGCCAG GCAGACAGCTAAAGCTAACGCTAACGCTAAGTCTAAACAGAGCAGCGCCAACTCAAG gttgtttttggagcgtcaGAAGAACGTGTACCGCGTGCACTCGGTGGCGTGCGCGGGCACGGAGGTGCACCTGGCCGCCTGCCCCATGGAGTTCAACGGGCCCAACGGCACCGCCTCGTGCCGCGGCGGCTCCCCCGTCGTCGTCAGCTGCATGCCGGGGCCGCTCTTCGCGCAGCAGCAGAACGGCGGACTCAAGAAGAGAGCCAAAACTTCg AGCACAGTGAGGCTGAAGGGCGGGGCCCGCCTCGGCGAGGGCCGCGTGGAGGTGCTGAAGAGCGGCGAGTGGGGCAGCGTATGCGACGACCGCTGGAACCTGCAGTCGGCCAGCGTGGTGTGCAGGGAGCTCGGCTTCGGCAGCGCCAAGGAGGCCATGACGGGGGCGCGCATGGGCCAAG gAGTGGGACCCATCTACATGAATGAGGTGAAGTGCTCGGGTTACGAGCGTTCCATCTGGAACTGCCCGTTCAAGAACATCACGTCGGAGGACTGCCGGCACACGGAGGACGCCGCCGTGCGCTGCAACGTTCCCTACATGGGCCTGGAAAATTCG ATCCGGCTAGTGGGCGGCCGCAGCACGTACGAGGGCCGGGTGGAGGTTCGGGTGGGCTCCAGGTGGGGTACGGTGTGCAGCGCAGGCTGGACCACCAGGGAGGCCATGGTGGCGTGCAGGCAGCTCGGCCTTGGCTACTCCATGCACGCCATCACC GAAACGTGGTACTGGGACAGCAGCAACGTGACCGAGATGATTTTGAGCGGCGTCAAGTGCACCGGAAACGAGATGTCGCTGACGCAGTGCCAGCGACACAAGACGCTCAGTTGCCAGAAAGCCGCCGCCAAGTTCGCCGCCGGCGTCATCTGCTCAGAAA CGGCGTCCGACCTGGTCCTGAACGCCACGCTGGTGCAACAGTCGGTCTACATCGAGGACCGGCCCCTGCACATGCTCTACTGCGCGGCGGAGGAGGACTGCCTGTCCAAGACGGCCGCCAAGGCCAACTGGCCCTACGGTCACCGCCGCCTCTTGCGCTTCTCCTCCCAGATCCACAACATCGGCCGCGCCGACTTCAAGCCCAAAGCTGGACGCCACTCGTGGGTGTGGCACGCCTGTCacgg ACATTACCACAGTATGGACATTTTCACCCACTACGATCTCCTGAACGCCAACGGAACCAAAGTGGCCGAGGGGCACAAAGCCAGTTTCTGTCTGGAAGACTCCGACTGCGAGGAAG GCGTTTCCAAGCGGTATGAGTGCGCCAACTTTGGCGACCAGGGCATCACGGTGGGCTGCTGGGACATGTACCGCCACGACATTGACTGCCAGTGGATCGACATCACCGACGTCAAACCCGGAAATTACATCATGCAG GTGGTGATCAACCCTAACTTGGAAGTGGCCGAGAGCGACTTCACCAACAATGCCATGAAGTGCAACTGCAAGTATGACGGCCATCGGATCTGGTTCCACAATTGCCACGTTG GCGATGCCTTCAGTGAGGAGGCGGAGAGAAGATTCGACAAGTACCCAGGACAGTTGAACAACCAGATTTCTTAA
- the loxl3b gene encoding lysyl oxidase homolog 3B isoform X2, with protein sequence MESTLSLVCAGMMMFGRRHLCLLFFLAVCWPRCLAQTPTPPATLRPSPSPSPLQDQTERLKIRLAGFPRKHNEGRVELFYKGEWGTICDDDFSISNANVLCRQLGFVEATGWTHSAKYGKGQGKIWLDNVQCGGGERSVAACKSRGWGNSDCTHDEDAGVVCKDERIPGFVDTNVIEAHVEENKLEEVRLRAVVAAAKKRLPVTEGVLEVKYKDGWAQVCDAGWTAKNTRVVCGMLGFPQEKKFNKNFYRRLRKRAAERLSRSKVKASAGARLFLERQKNVYRVHSVACAGTEVHLAACPMEFNGPNGTASCRGGSPVVVSCMPGPLFAQQQNGGLKKRAKTSSTVRLKGGARLGEGRVEVLKSGEWGSVCDDRWNLQSASVVCRELGFGSAKEAMTGARMGQGVGPIYMNEVKCSGYERSIWNCPFKNITSEDCRHTEDAAVRCNVPYMGLENSIRLGGGRTRYEGRVEVLGVDANGTRGWGLICGETWTTKEAIVACRQLGLGYANQANQIRLVGGRSTYEGRVEVRVGSRWGTVCSAGWTTREAMVACRQLGLGYSMHAITETWYWDSSNVTEMILSGVKCTGNEMSLTQCQRHKTLSCQKAAAKFAAGVICSETASDLVLNATLVQQSVYIEDRPLHMLYCAAEEDCLSKTAAKANWPYGHRRLLRFSSQIHNIGRADFKPKAGRHSWVWHACHGHYHSMDIFTHYDLLNANGTKVAEGHKASFCLEDSDCEEGVSKRYECANFGDQGITVGCWDMYRHDIDCQWIDITDVKPGNYIMQVVINPNLEVAESDFTNNAMKCNCKYDGHRIWFHNCHVGDAFSEEAERRFDKYPGQLNNQIS encoded by the exons ATGGAGTCGACTTTGTCTCTTGTGTGCGCAGGCATGATGATGTTTGGCAGGCGGCACTTgtgcctcctcttcttcctggcCGTGTGCTGGCCCCGCTGCCTCGCCCAGACGCCGACGCCGCCCGCCACCCTTCGCCCGTCTCCGTCCCCGTCGCCCTTGCAGGACCAGACGGAGAGGCTAAAGATCCGACTGGCGGGATTCCCGCGCAAGCACAACGAGGGCCGCGTGGAGCTCTTCTACAAGGGCGAGTGGGGCACCATCTGCGACGACGACTTCTCCATCTCCAACGCCAACGTGCTGTGTCGACAGCTGGGATTCGTCGAGGCCACCGGATGGACGCACAGTGCCAAATACGGGAAGGGGCAAG GCAAAATCTGGCTGGACAACGTGcagtgcggcggcggcgagcggaGCGTCGCCGCGTGCAAATCTCGCGGCTGGGGCAACAGCGACTGCACTCACGACGAGGACGCCGGCGTGGTGTGCAAAGACGAGAGGATTCCAGGATTCGTTGACACCAACGTCATCGAG GCTCACGTGGAGGAGAACAAGTTGGAGGAGGTGCGTCTGCGCgcggtggtggcggcggccaAGAAGCGTCTGCCCGTCACGGAGGGCGTCCTGGAGGTCAAGTACAAGGACGGCTGGGCGCAGGTGTGCGACGCCGGCTGGACGGCCAAGAACACGCGCGTGGTCTGCGGCATGCTGGGATTCCCTCAAGAGAAAAAGTTCAACAAGAACTTCTACAG ACGTTTGAGAAAGCGCGCCGCCGAGAGGCTCTCCAGGTCAAAGGTTAAAGCCTCGGCAGGGGCCAG gttgtttttggagcgtcaGAAGAACGTGTACCGCGTGCACTCGGTGGCGTGCGCGGGCACGGAGGTGCACCTGGCCGCCTGCCCCATGGAGTTCAACGGGCCCAACGGCACCGCCTCGTGCCGCGGCGGCTCCCCCGTCGTCGTCAGCTGCATGCCGGGGCCGCTCTTCGCGCAGCAGCAGAACGGCGGACTCAAGAAGAGAGCCAAAACTTCg AGCACAGTGAGGCTGAAGGGCGGGGCCCGCCTCGGCGAGGGCCGCGTGGAGGTGCTGAAGAGCGGCGAGTGGGGCAGCGTATGCGACGACCGCTGGAACCTGCAGTCGGCCAGCGTGGTGTGCAGGGAGCTCGGCTTCGGCAGCGCCAAGGAGGCCATGACGGGGGCGCGCATGGGCCAAG gAGTGGGACCCATCTACATGAATGAGGTGAAGTGCTCGGGTTACGAGCGTTCCATCTGGAACTGCCCGTTCAAGAACATCACGTCGGAGGACTGCCGGCACACGGAGGACGCCGCCGTGCGCTGCAACGTTCCCTACATGGGCCTGGAAAATTCG ATCCGCCTCGGAGGGGGGCGCACCCGCTACGAGGGCCGCGTGGAGGTCCTGGGCGTGGACGCCAACGGCACGCGAGGCTGGGGTCTGATCTGTGGCGAGACCTGGACCACCAAGGAGGCCATAGTGGCTTGCAGGCAGCTAGGCCTGGGCTACGCTAACCAGGCTAACCAA ATCCGGCTAGTGGGCGGCCGCAGCACGTACGAGGGCCGGGTGGAGGTTCGGGTGGGCTCCAGGTGGGGTACGGTGTGCAGCGCAGGCTGGACCACCAGGGAGGCCATGGTGGCGTGCAGGCAGCTCGGCCTTGGCTACTCCATGCACGCCATCACC GAAACGTGGTACTGGGACAGCAGCAACGTGACCGAGATGATTTTGAGCGGCGTCAAGTGCACCGGAAACGAGATGTCGCTGACGCAGTGCCAGCGACACAAGACGCTCAGTTGCCAGAAAGCCGCCGCCAAGTTCGCCGCCGGCGTCATCTGCTCAGAAA CGGCGTCCGACCTGGTCCTGAACGCCACGCTGGTGCAACAGTCGGTCTACATCGAGGACCGGCCCCTGCACATGCTCTACTGCGCGGCGGAGGAGGACTGCCTGTCCAAGACGGCCGCCAAGGCCAACTGGCCCTACGGTCACCGCCGCCTCTTGCGCTTCTCCTCCCAGATCCACAACATCGGCCGCGCCGACTTCAAGCCCAAAGCTGGACGCCACTCGTGGGTGTGGCACGCCTGTCacgg ACATTACCACAGTATGGACATTTTCACCCACTACGATCTCCTGAACGCCAACGGAACCAAAGTGGCCGAGGGGCACAAAGCCAGTTTCTGTCTGGAAGACTCCGACTGCGAGGAAG GCGTTTCCAAGCGGTATGAGTGCGCCAACTTTGGCGACCAGGGCATCACGGTGGGCTGCTGGGACATGTACCGCCACGACATTGACTGCCAGTGGATCGACATCACCGACGTCAAACCCGGAAATTACATCATGCAG GTGGTGATCAACCCTAACTTGGAAGTGGCCGAGAGCGACTTCACCAACAATGCCATGAAGTGCAACTGCAAGTATGACGGCCATCGGATCTGGTTCCACAATTGCCACGTTG GCGATGCCTTCAGTGAGGAGGCGGAGAGAAGATTCGACAAGTACCCAGGACAGTTGAACAACCAGATTTCTTAA